One window from the genome of Terriglobales bacterium encodes:
- a CDS encoding acyl-CoA synthetase, whose protein sequence is MADHLPPRDLWPKRVYTLPEFAAYPERFNPTEELLGKAVASGRGDRTAILFEDQKFTYAQLLAQANKFGNALRSVGVEAGDRVILRTPNIPPALVANFGILRLGGVCTPTSPLFSRAEIAHVANDAEAVAMVVSFALLGEVEAAKENFQTVKNIIVVGGDAAEVKAKGFIPYGEFLQSGSPELDPVPRHREDVGILLYTSGTTGRPKGTVHLVEELLIIPDAFGKYGWKVKENDVVGGSAPLAFGAGYSSYATIPFRFGAAASLIAKFDPEKMFETIQKHKVTILTLAPTAYRKMLQVPDAQKKYDLSSLRLCTGGGESLTAPTYHAWKEKFGTDIFEGLGTTEMMYVFASNVVSEKAKAGSFGQAVPGYQLKVVDEEGKEVAAGTIGRFVACGPTGTIYWRDVDKQKHVLTPDKWNRAGDFVTQDADGYFWFVSREDDIIKSSGYRIGPEEIEVTIAEHPAVLDVGIIGVPDEVRGQIAKAFVVLKPGNTTKPEELIEFCRGKIATYKLPREVVIVNELPRTPTGKLLRRVLRQKDAELAPAAKA, encoded by the coding sequence ATGGCTGATCATCTACCCCCTCGCGATCTGTGGCCGAAACGCGTCTACACGCTGCCGGAGTTCGCGGCTTATCCCGAGCGCTTCAACCCCACCGAAGAGCTCTTAGGGAAAGCCGTGGCCTCCGGCCGCGGTGACCGCACGGCCATCCTGTTCGAAGACCAGAAGTTCACCTACGCCCAGCTGCTGGCGCAGGCGAACAAGTTCGGCAACGCCCTCCGCAGCGTGGGAGTGGAGGCGGGTGACCGGGTCATCCTGCGCACCCCCAACATCCCCCCGGCGCTGGTGGCGAACTTCGGCATCCTAAGGCTGGGCGGCGTGTGCACGCCCACTTCACCGCTGTTCTCGCGCGCCGAGATCGCCCACGTGGCCAACGATGCCGAGGCGGTGGCCATGGTGGTCAGCTTCGCCCTGCTGGGCGAGGTGGAGGCCGCAAAAGAGAACTTCCAGACGGTGAAGAACATCATCGTGGTGGGCGGTGATGCCGCCGAGGTCAAGGCCAAGGGCTTCATCCCCTACGGAGAATTCCTCCAATCGGGATCCCCGGAACTCGACCCCGTCCCCCGGCATCGTGAAGACGTCGGCATCCTGCTCTACACCTCGGGCACCACCGGACGCCCGAAAGGCACCGTCCACCTGGTGGAAGAGCTGCTCATCATCCCTGACGCCTTCGGCAAGTACGGCTGGAAGGTGAAGGAGAACGACGTGGTCGGCGGCTCGGCGCCGCTGGCCTTCGGCGCCGGCTACTCGAGCTACGCCACCATCCCCTTCCGTTTCGGGGCGGCGGCTTCTCTGATCGCGAAATTCGATCCGGAGAAGATGTTCGAGACCATCCAGAAGCACAAGGTCACCATCCTCACCCTGGCTCCCACCGCCTACCGCAAGATGCTGCAGGTGCCCGACGCTCAGAAGAAGTACGACCTGAGCAGCCTGCGCCTGTGCACCGGCGGGGGCGAGAGCCTGACCGCGCCCACTTATCACGCCTGGAAAGAGAAGTTCGGCACGGACATCTTCGAAGGTCTGGGCACGACCGAGATGATGTACGTGTTCGCCTCCAACGTGGTGAGCGAGAAGGCCAAGGCCGGCTCGTTCGGGCAAGCGGTCCCCGGCTACCAGCTCAAGGTGGTGGACGAAGAGGGCAAGGAGGTGGCGGCCGGCACCATCGGCCGCTTCGTGGCCTGCGGCCCCACCGGCACCATCTACTGGCGCGACGTGGACAAACAAAAACACGTCCTGACGCCAGACAAGTGGAACCGGGCGGGCGATTTCGTCACCCAGGATGCGGACGGCTACTTCTGGTTCGTCTCCCGGGAGGACGACATCATCAAGAGCTCCGGCTACCGCATCGGTCCCGAGGAGATCGAGGTCACCATCGCCGAACACCCGGCGGTGCTGGACGTCGGCATCATCGGGGTACCCGACGAGGTGCGGGGCCAGATCGCCAAGGCCTTCGTGGTGTTGAAGCCGGGCAACACGACCAAGCCCGAGGAGTTGATCGAGTTCTGCCGCGGCAAGATCGCGACCTACAAGCTCCCGCGCGAGGTCGTGATCGTCAACGAGTTACCGCGGACCCCGACCGGCAAACTGCTGCGCCGGGTCCTGCGGCAGAAGGATGCGGAACTGGCCCCTGCGGCCAAGGCCTGA
- a CDS encoding PAS domain S-box protein, producing the protein MELAHEALCRRLVDEAEAGILFAARDGRIRLWNRGCERIFGWPAAGVLGQSMDFFIPDKHRARHWEGWDAVMKSGVTKYGHEPLAVPALTKDGRRISIEFFIVLLRDPEGQVFGAGAIIQDVSARWERDKQLRQKLATLESQLKGSVTTG; encoded by the coding sequence GTGGAACTCGCGCACGAAGCGCTCTGCCGGCGGCTGGTGGACGAAGCCGAAGCCGGCATCCTGTTCGCCGCTCGCGATGGCCGCATCCGGCTCTGGAACCGCGGCTGCGAGCGCATCTTCGGATGGCCCGCCGCCGGGGTCCTCGGCCAATCCATGGACTTCTTCATCCCCGACAAGCACCGCGCCCGTCATTGGGAAGGCTGGGACGCGGTGATGAAGAGCGGCGTCACCAAGTACGGCCACGAGCCCCTGGCGGTGCCCGCACTGACCAAAGACGGACGCCGCATCTCCATCGAGTTCTTCATCGTCCTGTTACGCGACCCGGAGGGCCAGGTGTTCGGGGCCGGCGCTATCATCCAGGACGTGAGCGCGCGCTGGGAGCGCGACAAGCAACTGCGCCAGAAACTGGCCACCCTGGAATCCCAGCTCAAGGGTTCAGTTACGACGGGTTGA
- a CDS encoding alpha/beta hydrolase, which produces MDLRRVTDLKAPDGHGIPALLTEPKSPQGAAVLIPPYGATKEQMLAVALALGEQQIATLSIDLCGHGENQTPIGAVMRDEVDAAVASLRRYGRVGAVGISIGGRLALMSTADHMVAISPSIVQEVSPQGKWMFENFPSPAVREPYSGYVIELLEKLPLTPHDRPCLLMYAQRDIPAIMEGAAGLRASLPGSELYYVKNDLRPDVQHDNGLIRYLPRWFNHGELKFNYEVMAVTARWMVSHHAVARI; this is translated from the coding sequence ATGGACCTGCGACGTGTCACCGATCTGAAGGCGCCCGATGGCCACGGCATTCCGGCCCTGCTCACGGAGCCGAAGTCACCCCAGGGCGCGGCGGTGCTGATCCCGCCCTACGGGGCCACCAAGGAGCAGATGCTGGCGGTCGCTCTGGCCCTGGGCGAGCAGCAGATCGCCACCTTGAGCATCGATCTCTGCGGCCACGGCGAGAACCAGACCCCGATCGGGGCCGTGATGCGGGACGAAGTCGACGCCGCCGTCGCCTCCCTGCGGCGTTACGGGCGGGTGGGCGCCGTCGGCATCAGCATCGGCGGGCGTCTGGCGCTGATGTCCACCGCCGACCACATGGTGGCCATCTCGCCGTCGATCGTGCAGGAGGTCTCCCCGCAAGGGAAATGGATGTTCGAGAACTTCCCCAGCCCGGCGGTGCGCGAGCCCTACTCCGGTTATGTCATCGAACTGCTGGAGAAACTGCCGCTCACGCCCCACGACCGTCCCTGCCTGCTGATGTACGCGCAGCGCGACATCCCGGCCATCATGGAGGGCGCCGCCGGGCTGCGCGCCAGCCTGCCCGGCTCCGAGCTGTACTACGTGAAGAATGATCTCCGGCCCGATGTGCAGCACGACAATGGCCTGATACGATACCTGCCCCGCTGGTTCAACCACGGGGAGCTGAAGTTCAATTACGAGGTCATGGCAGTCACCGCGCGCTGGATGGTCTCTCACCATGCCGTCGCCCGGATCTGA
- a CDS encoding DUF4177 domain-containing protein encodes MGSDAKATVTSQWEYFDRMVVFRDSEQGMESGLETWINDAGKEGWELVSSAPLIAPNKDGLAYGTIGIHLIFKRQRNES; translated from the coding sequence ATGGGCAGCGACGCCAAGGCCACAGTCACCTCGCAGTGGGAATACTTCGACCGCATGGTCGTCTTCCGCGACAGCGAGCAGGGCATGGAGAGCGGCCTGGAGACCTGGATCAACGATGCCGGCAAAGAGGGCTGGGAGCTGGTGAGCTCGGCGCCGCTCATCGCCCCCAACAAAGACGGCCTCGCGTACGGGACCATCGGCATCCACCTCATCTTCAAGCGCCAGCGCAACGAGTCGTGA
- a CDS encoding enoyl-CoA hydratase — translation MAYKTILLETEGPIATVTLNRPSRRNALSLQLMQEALDCLDGIGKNKEVRTVILAAAGKVFSSGHDLSEMVGKDINEYRRTFDVCTQLMTTIQSIPQPVIAEVQGMATAAGCQLVASCDLAIAVEEASFATPGVRIGLFCTTPMVALSRAVGRKRALQMLMTGEPISAATAAEWGLINSVVPAARLREETRKLACHIAQASPLTVALGKQAYYSQIDLDQPKAYAYAKEVMSMNSLAQDAQEGISAFLQKRPACWTGK, via the coding sequence ATGGCATACAAGACCATCCTGCTTGAGACCGAAGGACCCATCGCCACCGTCACCCTGAACCGGCCCAGCCGGCGCAACGCGCTCTCCCTGCAACTCATGCAGGAGGCCCTCGATTGCCTCGACGGCATCGGCAAGAACAAGGAGGTGCGCACTGTCATCCTGGCCGCCGCCGGCAAGGTGTTCTCCTCCGGCCACGACCTGAGCGAGATGGTGGGCAAGGACATCAATGAGTACCGCCGCACCTTCGACGTTTGCACCCAGTTGATGACCACCATCCAGTCCATTCCGCAGCCGGTCATCGCCGAGGTGCAGGGCATGGCCACGGCTGCCGGATGCCAGCTGGTGGCGAGCTGCGACCTCGCCATCGCGGTCGAGGAGGCGAGCTTCGCTACGCCAGGGGTGCGCATCGGGTTGTTCTGCACCACACCCATGGTGGCGCTGAGCCGGGCGGTCGGGCGCAAGCGCGCCCTGCAGATGCTGATGACTGGCGAGCCCATCAGCGCCGCCACCGCTGCCGAGTGGGGGCTGATCAACAGCGTGGTGCCCGCGGCCAGGTTGCGGGAGGAGACCCGCAAGCTTGCCTGCCACATCGCCCAGGCCAGTCCGCTCACCGTCGCCCTGGGCAAGCAGGCGTACTACTCGCAGATCGATCTCGACCAGCCCAAGGCCTACGCCTACGCCAAGGAGGTCATGAGCATGAACTCCCTGGCCCAGGATGCGCAGGAGGGCATCTCTGCCTTCCTGCAGAAGCGCCCCGCGTGCTGGACGGGAAAATAG
- a CDS encoding PEP-CTERM sorting domain-containing protein encodes MRKFAPWVLCALMVAGLGMARADTVSFVGVVGSYGTSTTTIGGIVIHAYYWDSTTNTWKDANLFGRNQTNDHGLGVCNPVEAGCGTGDGGGDVNELDNAGQKELISLELPAGYEWVSVQLSSLDKNDSSLASHWEQGQIWADSDGVPMGTTNIGDSIICQYTPGTSVGCANVGGTLFEPMVGIVDAGSPYLFFQAKDWKVDGYTNTNNDYLIMSAVIVQTPEPGSLILLGTGLVGLGTMLRKGLR; translated from the coding sequence ATGAGAAAGTTCGCACCGTGGGTCTTGTGCGCTCTGATGGTCGCGGGCCTGGGGATGGCTCGCGCCGACACCGTAAGCTTCGTGGGGGTGGTCGGTAGCTACGGCACCTCGACTACCACCATCGGCGGGATCGTAATCCACGCCTACTACTGGGACAGCACCACCAACACGTGGAAGGACGCCAACCTGTTCGGGCGCAACCAGACGAACGACCACGGGCTCGGCGTGTGCAATCCGGTGGAAGCCGGGTGCGGCACCGGGGACGGCGGCGGCGACGTCAACGAACTGGACAACGCCGGCCAGAAGGAGCTGATCAGTCTGGAGCTCCCGGCGGGCTACGAATGGGTGTCGGTGCAGCTTTCCTCGCTCGACAAGAACGATTCCTCGCTGGCCTCGCACTGGGAGCAGGGGCAGATCTGGGCCGACAGCGATGGCGTGCCCATGGGTACTACCAACATCGGAGACTCGATCATCTGCCAGTACACGCCCGGTACCTCGGTCGGCTGCGCGAATGTGGGCGGCACCCTGTTCGAGCCAATGGTGGGGATTGTGGATGCGGGCAGCCCCTACCTCTTCTTCCAGGCGAAGGATTGGAAGGTTGATGGTTACACAAACACCAACAACGACTACCTCATCATGAGCGCGGTCATCGTACAGACGCCGGAGCCGGGTTCCCTGATTCTGCTGGGAACGGGCCTGGTGGGATTGGGTACGATGCTGCGCAAGGGACTGCGCTAG
- a CDS encoding isoprenylcysteine carboxylmethyltransferase family protein, with translation MSDSEHIDRSLTAIASLAVGACFFALWFWLLPRWLGFTVETAGAARWRWLAAIPSVLGFTVAVRCVWDFGWTGRGTPAPVAPPQRLVVVGFYRHVRNPMYVGFVTGWIGLWIIFGKANLDVIAGVALALLGLHLFVVLYEEPTLRRKFGADYEEYCRHVRRWWPRVQGWDAEWSGQPRSQT, from the coding sequence ATGAGTGACTCAGAACACATCGATCGATCGCTGACGGCCATCGCCTCGCTTGCCGTGGGCGCGTGTTTCTTCGCCCTTTGGTTCTGGCTGCTGCCGCGATGGCTGGGTTTCACCGTGGAGACGGCCGGGGCAGCGCGTTGGCGATGGCTGGCGGCGATTCCTTCCGTGCTCGGGTTCACCGTTGCTGTCCGCTGCGTCTGGGACTTCGGCTGGACCGGACGCGGAACGCCGGCCCCGGTGGCTCCACCCCAGCGCCTCGTGGTCGTCGGTTTCTACCGCCACGTGCGCAATCCGATGTACGTGGGGTTCGTCACCGGATGGATCGGCCTCTGGATCATCTTCGGAAAGGCGAATCTCGACGTGATCGCTGGCGTGGCGCTGGCTCTCCTCGGCCTCCACCTTTTCGTCGTCCTTTACGAAGAGCCGACGCTGCGCCGCAAGTTCGGAGCCGACTACGAAGAGTATTGCCGCCACGTCCGGCGCTGGTGGCCGCGGGTCCAGGGCTGGGACGCTGAATGGTCCGGCCAACCTCGTTCGCAGACATGA
- a CDS encoding Crp/Fnr family transcriptional regulator, producing the protein MERRETTIDGLFLGELPSRARSEFESISCTINYPDGAAIFAEGQSPRGVFIVRRGQVKLSICSSEGKTLILRLAEPGEVLGLAGTLSSRPYEMTAEAVGPCEVEYVKRDGFLRFMQSHNEVCLWVAEQLSHMYNTACHEIRSLGLSHSAAEKLAKLLLDWSGHNGDTRQNARIKLSLTHEEVAQMIGTSRETVTRLFADFRKRQFIQLNGSTLLIRNKASLEAMAHS; encoded by the coding sequence ATGGAACGACGCGAGACGACAATCGACGGCCTGTTCTTGGGCGAACTTCCATCCAGAGCAAGGAGTGAGTTCGAATCCATCAGTTGCACGATCAACTACCCGGATGGGGCCGCCATCTTCGCCGAGGGACAATCGCCGCGCGGAGTGTTCATCGTGCGCCGAGGGCAGGTCAAGCTGTCGATCTGCTCCAGCGAAGGCAAGACCCTGATCCTTCGTCTCGCCGAACCTGGCGAGGTGCTGGGGCTGGCGGGCACCCTTTCCTCCCGTCCCTATGAGATGACGGCCGAGGCCGTAGGCCCGTGCGAGGTCGAGTACGTGAAGCGCGACGGGTTCCTGCGGTTCATGCAATCGCACAACGAGGTCTGCCTGTGGGTGGCCGAGCAACTCAGCCACATGTACAACACGGCCTGCCACGAGATCCGCTCGCTGGGGCTGTCGCACTCCGCGGCCGAGAAGCTGGCCAAGCTGCTGCTCGACTGGTCGGGCCATAACGGCGATACGCGGCAGAACGCGCGCATCAAACTCTCGCTCACCCACGAGGAAGTGGCGCAGATGATCGGTACCTCGCGCGAAACCGTGACCCGGCTGTTCGCCGACTTCCGCAAGCGGCAGTTCATCCAGTTGAATGGCTCTACCCTCCTGATCCGCAATAAGGCGTCGCTGGAAGCGATGGCGCATTCCTGA
- a CDS encoding cyclic nucleotide-binding domain-containing protein gives MEPPNKGLPFLTANDWALLRDKAHERQFNKDQRLIHEGLAGNTLFLIESGKARVERRNGAQTIRIATLGAGDICGEMSFIEKGSASASVVADEELRALALDSTTLQAVFESFPHVGSRFFRSVALVLSRRLRATSAELAKSRAGGQSPTSAK, from the coding sequence ATGGAACCACCGAACAAGGGCCTGCCATTCCTGACAGCGAATGACTGGGCCCTGCTCCGCGACAAGGCCCACGAGCGGCAGTTCAACAAAGACCAGCGCCTGATCCACGAAGGCCTGGCCGGCAACACCCTCTTCCTCATTGAGAGCGGAAAGGCGCGGGTGGAACGCCGGAATGGGGCGCAGACCATCCGCATCGCGACCTTGGGGGCGGGCGACATCTGCGGAGAGATGTCGTTCATCGAGAAAGGATCGGCCAGCGCCTCGGTGGTCGCGGACGAAGAGCTTAGGGCGCTCGCCCTGGATTCAACCACGTTGCAAGCGGTTTTCGAATCCTTCCCCCACGTCGGCTCGCGCTTCTTCCGGTCGGTGGCGCTCGTCCTCTCCCGGCGCCTGCGGGCCACATCGGCGGAACTGGCCAAGAGTCGGGCCGGCGGCCAGAGCCCGACATCCGCCAAGTAG
- a CDS encoding alpha-amylase family glycosyl hydrolase, with protein sequence MRTLPTFEFHVSRAARDRYQFEDTLFSLAGNVVFANLPASRRFAEKMNRLRDVENHPEQTVHPGALNAMGLIDEALHLVTALYRQQRDPAALVEALGWFEARLGRDALDRALLAFADHFPTVEVYRGRHSAALWLAAGTSGVPHRAVALEEMMMLWLANLNRGFRPFEELFNDRALAADTSYPNITAALRDYFETRPRFGPDNQNLVDMLRAPALASPDSLAGQLAYMREKWGPLLGDFLERLLTALDVLKEEEIAVWLRFHPPGAHFGAGLMTGDSSAAAIPHFHEHEYERFSQDVEWMPRTVMLAKSVNVWLHQLSVQYHRLIGRLDQVPDEELDLFARRGFNALWLIGVWARSRASQRIKQLTGNPDAAASAYSLLDYTIAEELGGEGAYLNLRDRAWARGIRLASDMVPNHMGIDSRWMIHHPDWFLTLPYSPFPSYSFNGPDLSSDGRVEIKIEDHYYNRSDAAVVFRRLDRWTGDTRYIYHGNDGTSFPWNDTAQLDYLKPEVREGVIQTILHVARLFPIIRFDAAMTLTKQHYQRLWFPRPGTGGAIPSRAEHGLSKADFDRAMPNEFWREVVDRVAAEVPGTLLLAEAFWLLEGYFVRTLGMHRVYNSAFMNMLRDEENANYRTVIKNTLEFDPEVLKRYVNFMSNPDERTAVDQFGKGDKYFGVCTMMATLPGLPLFGHGQIEGYTERYGMEYRRSYHEEMPDAWLMARHEREISPLLHRRALFADVREFLLYDFYTDQGYVNEDVFAYSNRLGEERALVVYLNRYAETAGWMRTSCAYAEKAAEGKRLRQRTLGEAMGWSHDGRVYVACRDAVTGLEYLHRSSELAGKGMRLELHAYKCHVFLDWREVRDDGRRPWSQLSDMLGGRGVPSLDDALHALELKPIHDGLRALLDPVLAKSFAESTAPAPAGRDGTGQSIEQALTRARTLFDEAQRYATNAGAEASDPAVAGAWEGGTDAALARLKHHLEAALGLPGLERKFSQAWPPDACAVLPTCRAAASECIPTWGAVLAWCALEALGWMKDGADPRHAAGQLFDSLRLREPLAEGFSALGQTGEERWRAAARVRAALAHAAWGPGAETAPQRSAAPFSWVHDPDVAWLIGAHEYEGLRYFNKEAFERLLWWMALPALLEMASAPEKEASRLKGLEAELQSRLHAAGEAGYRVESLLERG encoded by the coding sequence ATGAGAACGCTTCCGACATTCGAGTTCCACGTCTCGCGCGCAGCGCGCGACCGCTACCAGTTCGAGGACACGCTGTTCTCGCTGGCCGGCAATGTCGTGTTCGCTAACCTCCCCGCCAGCCGCCGCTTCGCCGAGAAAATGAACCGACTGCGCGATGTGGAGAACCATCCGGAGCAGACCGTGCACCCGGGGGCGCTGAATGCGATGGGGCTGATCGACGAGGCGCTGCACCTGGTGACGGCGCTCTATCGGCAGCAGCGGGATCCGGCCGCCCTCGTGGAGGCGCTGGGCTGGTTCGAGGCACGCCTGGGACGCGACGCACTGGACCGGGCGCTGCTGGCCTTCGCCGACCACTTCCCGACCGTCGAGGTCTATCGCGGCCGGCACTCGGCGGCGCTGTGGCTGGCCGCCGGCACTTCCGGGGTCCCGCATCGCGCGGTCGCCCTGGAAGAGATGATGATGCTCTGGCTGGCGAACCTGAACCGCGGGTTCCGGCCCTTCGAAGAATTGTTCAACGACCGCGCTCTGGCCGCCGATACCTCGTACCCCAACATCACCGCCGCGCTACGCGACTACTTCGAGACCCGGCCGCGCTTCGGCCCCGACAACCAGAACCTGGTGGACATGCTGCGGGCGCCGGCCCTGGCTTCCCCCGATTCTCTCGCCGGGCAACTGGCCTACATGCGCGAGAAGTGGGGCCCGCTGCTGGGCGATTTCCTGGAGCGCCTGCTGACCGCGCTCGACGTCCTCAAGGAAGAGGAGATCGCAGTATGGCTGCGCTTCCATCCGCCGGGGGCGCACTTCGGGGCCGGGCTGATGACCGGGGACTCCAGCGCCGCCGCCATCCCCCATTTCCACGAGCACGAATACGAGCGCTTCAGCCAGGACGTGGAGTGGATGCCGCGCACGGTGATGCTGGCCAAGAGCGTCAACGTGTGGCTGCACCAGCTGAGCGTGCAATACCACCGGCTGATCGGGCGGCTCGACCAGGTACCCGACGAAGAGCTCGACCTCTTCGCCCGGCGCGGGTTCAACGCGCTCTGGCTGATCGGGGTGTGGGCGCGCAGCCGCGCCTCGCAGCGCATCAAGCAGCTGACGGGGAACCCGGACGCGGCGGCTTCCGCCTATTCCCTGCTGGACTACACCATTGCCGAGGAACTGGGAGGCGAAGGGGCGTACCTGAACTTGCGCGACCGCGCCTGGGCCCGCGGCATCCGCCTGGCCAGCGACATGGTGCCCAACCACATGGGGATCGATTCGCGCTGGATGATCCACCACCCTGACTGGTTCCTGACGCTGCCCTACAGCCCATTCCCGTCGTACAGCTTCAACGGACCCGATCTCTCGAGTGACGGCCGGGTCGAGATCAAGATCGAGGACCACTACTACAACCGCAGCGACGCCGCCGTGGTCTTCCGGCGCCTGGACCGCTGGACCGGCGACACGCGCTACATCTATCACGGCAACGACGGCACTAGCTTTCCCTGGAACGACACCGCGCAGCTCGACTACCTGAAGCCGGAAGTGCGCGAGGGCGTGATCCAGACCATCCTGCACGTGGCGCGGCTGTTCCCCATCATCCGCTTCGATGCGGCCATGACGCTGACCAAGCAGCACTACCAGCGCCTCTGGTTCCCGCGACCCGGCACCGGCGGCGCTATCCCCTCGCGCGCCGAGCACGGGCTGAGCAAGGCCGACTTCGACCGCGCCATGCCGAACGAGTTCTGGCGCGAGGTGGTGGACCGGGTGGCCGCCGAAGTCCCGGGAACGCTGCTGCTGGCCGAGGCTTTCTGGCTGCTCGAAGGATATTTCGTGCGCACGCTGGGCATGCATCGCGTCTATAACTCGGCGTTCATGAACATGCTGCGCGACGAGGAGAACGCCAATTACCGCACCGTCATCAAGAACACCCTGGAGTTCGATCCTGAGGTGCTGAAGCGCTACGTCAATTTCATGAGCAACCCAGACGAGCGCACCGCGGTAGACCAGTTCGGCAAGGGCGACAAGTATTTCGGGGTGTGCACCATGATGGCGACGCTGCCTGGGCTGCCGCTGTTCGGCCACGGGCAGATCGAGGGCTACACCGAGCGCTACGGCATGGAATACCGCCGGAGCTATCACGAGGAGATGCCGGACGCCTGGCTGATGGCGCGGCACGAGCGCGAGATTTCGCCGCTGCTCCACCGGCGGGCGCTGTTCGCCGACGTCCGCGAGTTCTTGCTCTACGATTTTTACACCGACCAGGGATACGTGAACGAGGACGTGTTCGCGTACTCCAACCGCCTGGGCGAAGAACGCGCGCTGGTCGTGTACCTGAACCGCTACGCCGAGACCGCTGGCTGGATGCGAACCTCTTGTGCCTATGCCGAGAAGGCGGCAGAGGGCAAACGTTTGCGGCAGCGGACGCTGGGCGAAGCCATGGGCTGGTCGCACGATGGCCGGGTGTACGTGGCCTGCCGCGACGCGGTCACCGGGCTGGAGTACCTGCATCGCTCCTCCGAGCTTGCGGGCAAAGGGATGCGTCTCGAGTTGCACGCCTACAAGTGCCACGTGTTCCTGGACTGGCGCGAGGTGCGCGACGACGGGCGGCGTCCCTGGAGCCAGCTCAGCGACATGCTGGGCGGGCGTGGCGTCCCCAGCCTGGACGATGCGCTGCACGCCCTGGAGCTCAAGCCCATCCATGATGGGCTGCGCGCCCTGCTCGATCCCGTGCTGGCAAAGAGTTTTGCGGAGAGCACTGCGCCGGCTCCGGCCGGACGTGACGGCACCGGCCAATCCATCGAGCAGGCGTTGACTCGCGCGCGAACGCTCTTCGACGAGGCCCAACGCTATGCGACGAACGCCGGAGCGGAAGCGTCCGATCCCGCGGTTGCAGGCGCCTGGGAAGGCGGGACCGACGCAGCGCTGGCCCGTCTCAAACATCATCTGGAGGCGGCGCTGGGATTGCCGGGACTGGAGCGCAAGTTCTCGCAAGCCTGGCCGCCGGACGCCTGTGCGGTACTGCCTACCTGCCGCGCGGCTGCCTCCGAGTGCATTCCGACCTGGGGGGCGGTGCTGGCTTGGTGCGCGCTGGAAGCGCTGGGGTGGATGAAGGATGGGGCCGACCCCCGGCACGCGGCCGGGCAACTGTTCGACAGCTTGCGACTGCGGGAGCCTTTGGCGGAAGGGTTCTCCGCTCTCGGGCAGACCGGGGAAGAACGCTGGCGTGCGGCGGCGCGGGTGCGGGCCGCGCTCGCCCACGCTGCCTGGGGACCGGGCGCCGAAACCGCGCCACAGAGGTCAGCCGCACCTTTCAGCTGGGTGCATGACCCGGATGTGGCGTGGCTGATCGGGGCGCACGAGTACGAGGGCCTCCGGTACTTCAACAAGGAGGCCTTCGAGCGGCTGCTGTGGTGGATGGCGCTGCCGGCGCTGCTCGAGATGGCCTCTGCTCCGGAAAAGGAAGCGTCGCGCCTCAAGGGCCTGGAGGCGGAGCTGCAGTCGCGTCTCCACGCGGCGGGAGAGGCCGGCTACCGGGTCGAGTCTCTCCTGGAACGCGGCTGA